A stretch of the Sphingobacterium thalpophilum genome encodes the following:
- a CDS encoding RNA polymerase sigma factor: MKSNAEGLNYTSWIIRLNAGEREAFEWLYNTYKHQLASKLLKLVKSPDIAEDILHDVFVKIWESRTKIDAERSFEGYLYRIAANMVADFYRKVSKDRNYQDYLVTIQDGAYQHIDELLDNKYRRELINRALSELPPKCRTVFQLCKIEGRSYEEVSALLEISPNTISNHLNRANKKILLFLQNPVNLPYFLLLLLTR, encoded by the coding sequence ATGAAGAGTAATGCAGAAGGTCTGAATTATACCTCATGGATCATTCGCTTAAATGCAGGCGAAAGGGAGGCTTTTGAATGGCTGTACAACACCTATAAACACCAGCTGGCCTCCAAACTGCTCAAACTTGTGAAATCACCCGATATCGCAGAAGATATTCTCCACGATGTGTTCGTCAAGATATGGGAAAGTAGAACCAAAATAGATGCTGAACGCAGCTTTGAAGGTTACCTTTATCGAATCGCAGCCAACATGGTCGCTGACTTTTACCGCAAAGTCAGCAAAGACCGGAATTACCAAGACTACCTTGTTACAATTCAGGATGGGGCTTACCAGCATATTGATGAACTGCTGGACAATAAATATAGGAGAGAATTGATTAACCGCGCCTTATCCGAACTTCCCCCAAAATGCCGTACTGTATTTCAGCTGTGCAAAATCGAAGGTCGCAGTTATGAAGAGGTTTCTGCGCTTTTAGAGATATCTCCAAATACGATTAGCAACCATTTAAACCGTGCCAATAAGAAAATCTTACTGTTTTTGCAGAACCCTGTAAACCTGCCCTATTTCCTGCTGCTCCTGCTGACCAGATAG
- a CDS encoding DUF2795 domain-containing protein, translating to MYWTLELASHLEDAPWPATKDELIDYAIRSGAPVEVIENLQSLEDDGEPYENIEEIWPDYPTKDDFFFNEDEY from the coding sequence ATGTATTGGACATTAGAATTAGCTTCGCATCTAGAAGATGCACCATGGCCAGCAACAAAAGATGAATTAATCGATTACGCTATTCGTTCGGGTGCACCAGTTGAGGTGATTGAAAACTTACAATCTCTTGAGGATGACGGTGAGCCATATGAAAATATTGAAGAAATTTGGCCCGACTATCCAACAAAAGATGATTTCTTCTTCAATGAAGATGAATATTAA
- a CDS encoding c-type cytochrome, giving the protein MEYKKLTNYLKALSWIIVALCITCTTLCIFPLKHDTSSRKIDSPAVSNDSLITHVSQFKEITFKDNPEGEMAKYGEKLIKNTYDYFYDGQVKIGNKLACASCHLNGGTKAFAAPYVGLTNVFPTYIGRENKVESLEERINGCFERSMNGRAIPENSREMRAIVTYIKNISANTLNKGRLPGQGFVQLDIPDRAADLKHGKLVFEGKCISCHGKDGQGVPQAGGKGYVYPPLWGKDSYNDGAGMARLLTAARFIKANMPLGATYDAPQLSDAEAYDVAAYINSFDRPKKTNKELDYPDLGKKPKDSPYPPYADNISLEQHKHGPYNF; this is encoded by the coding sequence ATGGAATACAAAAAACTAACAAATTACTTAAAGGCGTTGAGCTGGATTATTGTGGCATTGTGTATCACTTGCACCACACTCTGTATATTTCCACTCAAACATGACACCAGTAGCAGGAAGATCGACTCGCCAGCAGTTTCCAATGACTCGCTGATCACTCATGTATCCCAATTCAAAGAGATAACATTCAAAGACAATCCGGAAGGTGAAATGGCCAAGTATGGCGAAAAGTTAATAAAAAATACTTATGACTATTTTTATGATGGCCAAGTGAAGATCGGAAACAAACTGGCTTGTGCGAGCTGCCATCTCAATGGCGGAACAAAAGCCTTTGCAGCACCTTATGTAGGGCTGACCAACGTATTTCCGACTTATATTGGCCGCGAAAATAAAGTTGAATCGCTGGAGGAACGTATCAATGGCTGTTTTGAACGCAGCATGAATGGCCGCGCAATCCCGGAAAACAGCAGGGAAATGCGCGCAATTGTTACCTATATCAAAAACATCAGTGCCAATACACTCAATAAAGGCAGATTGCCCGGACAGGGATTTGTGCAGCTCGATATTCCAGATCGGGCAGCCGATCTCAAACACGGAAAACTCGTATTTGAAGGAAAATGCATCAGCTGCCATGGAAAGGACGGACAAGGAGTTCCGCAAGCTGGGGGAAAAGGATATGTATATCCCCCGCTTTGGGGAAAAGACAGCTATAATGACGGCGCAGGAATGGCAAGACTGCTCACCGCTGCACGTTTTATTAAAGCCAATATGCCTTTGGGAGCCACCTACGACGCTCCCCAGCTCAGCGATGCCGAAGCTTATGATGTAGCCGCCTACATCAATTCCTTTGACCGTCCAAAAAAAACGAATAAAGAACTGGATTATCCTGACCTCGGCAAAAAACCAAAGGATAGCCCCTACCCCCCCTATGCCGATAACATTAGTTTAGAACAACATAAACATGGACCTTATAATTTTTAA
- the trpB gene encoding tryptophan synthase subunit beta — MSIYQVNEKGYYGPFGGAYIPEMLYPNVEELREEYLKIIEEKSFQEEFNQLLRDYVGRPSPLYHAKRLSEKYGTTIYLKREDLNHTGAHKINNTIGQILLAERLGKKRIIAETGAGQHGVATATVCALKGIQCAVYMGEIDIQRQAPNVARMKMMGAEVIAATSGSKTLKDATNEALRDWINNPIDTHYIIGSVVGPHPYPDMVARFQSIISEETKKQLLEKTGKATPDMVLACVGGGSNAAGMFYHFLDEESVQLYAVEAAGHGVHSGESAATTALGKEGVLHGSRSILMQTEDGQVVEPYSISAGLDYPGIGPQHAWLFRSGRGNYVSITDDEAMQAGLELTRLEGIIPAIESAHALAYLAKIPFKGDETVVICLSGRGDKDLDNYMKYFDF, encoded by the coding sequence ATGAGTATATATCAAGTTAATGAGAAAGGATATTATGGGCCATTTGGAGGTGCCTATATCCCTGAGATGCTCTACCCGAATGTGGAGGAGCTTCGCGAAGAATATCTCAAGATTATCGAAGAGAAAAGCTTTCAGGAAGAATTTAACCAATTGCTCCGCGATTACGTTGGTCGCCCTTCACCATTATATCATGCCAAGCGCCTGTCTGAAAAATATGGGACGACTATTTATTTAAAGCGCGAGGACCTCAACCATACCGGAGCACATAAGATCAACAATACCATTGGCCAGATTCTTCTGGCTGAGCGTTTGGGCAAAAAACGCATTATTGCGGAGACAGGCGCAGGACAGCATGGTGTAGCCACCGCAACGGTATGTGCGCTCAAAGGCATCCAATGTGCTGTCTATATGGGTGAAATTGACATACAGCGCCAGGCGCCCAACGTTGCGCGCATGAAGATGATGGGCGCAGAAGTTATCGCAGCAACCTCCGGTTCGAAAACGCTGAAAGATGCAACCAACGAAGCGCTGCGCGACTGGATAAACAATCCTATTGATACCCATTACATCATCGGGTCGGTCGTCGGACCGCACCCCTATCCGGATATGGTCGCTCGCTTTCAGTCCATCATTTCTGAGGAAACAAAAAAGCAACTGCTTGAAAAAACGGGAAAGGCAACTCCCGATATGGTGCTGGCCTGCGTCGGTGGTGGATCCAATGCTGCGGGTATGTTCTACCATTTTTTGGATGAGGAATCTGTTCAGCTTTACGCCGTTGAAGCCGCTGGTCACGGTGTTCATTCGGGAGAATCTGCTGCGACAACCGCACTGGGAAAAGAAGGTGTGCTCCATGGAAGCAGGTCCATATTGATGCAGACTGAAGATGGCCAGGTCGTTGAGCCCTATTCCATTTCTGCAGGACTGGATTATCCGGGCATCGGTCCACAACATGCCTGGTTATTCCGCTCGGGCAGGGGGAATTACGTCAGCATCACCGACGACGAAGCCATGCAGGCAGGTCTCGAACTTACGCGACTGGAAGGTATCATCCCTGCGATTGAAAGCGCCCACGCGCTGGCTTATCTGGCGAAGATTCCGTTCAAAGGAGACGAGACGGTGGTCATATGCCTGTCAGGACGAGGTGACAAGGATCTGGACAACTATATGAAATACTTTGATTTTTAA
- the trpA gene encoding tryptophan synthase subunit alpha produces the protein MRTIEKKAGNPLLSIYFTAGYPELGSTVRIAKKLEEAGADFLEIGFPYSDPVADGPVIQHSSQVALENGMTLKRLFEELRELRQHVHIPVFLMGYVNPVLQFGMDNFCAECKNVGVDGVIIPDLPMYEYEELYKETFEKNGIANIFIVTPQTSTERIKKIDSLSRSFIYLLSANATTGKTLDVGEDTHAYFKRIHDLQLKSPLIVGFGISDKATFQKASTYTAGAIIGTAFVKKLKEQDYMDQIPDFIKSIKD, from the coding sequence ATGAGAACGATTGAAAAAAAAGCGGGCAACCCCTTATTATCGATATATTTTACCGCAGGCTACCCCGAGCTGGGAAGTACAGTCCGTATAGCTAAAAAACTGGAGGAAGCTGGGGCAGATTTTTTGGAAATTGGATTTCCTTACTCTGATCCGGTCGCAGACGGCCCCGTCATCCAGCACAGTTCACAGGTGGCGCTGGAAAATGGCATGACACTTAAAAGGCTATTTGAAGAACTGCGCGAGCTCCGTCAGCACGTACACATCCCCGTCTTTTTGATGGGGTATGTAAACCCTGTGCTGCAGTTCGGAATGGACAATTTTTGCGCAGAATGCAAGAACGTCGGTGTGGACGGCGTTATTATTCCTGATCTGCCCATGTATGAATATGAGGAACTGTATAAAGAGACTTTCGAAAAAAATGGCATTGCCAATATCTTTATTGTCACGCCGCAGACTTCAACCGAACGTATCAAAAAAATAGACAGTCTTTCCCGTAGTTTTATCTATCTGCTCTCGGCCAATGCCACGACTGGCAAAACCCTGGATGTAGGTGAAGATACCCATGCCTACTTTAAGCGTATACATGATCTGCAGCTCAAAAGCCCGCTAATTGTCGGATTCGGTATTTCGGATAAAGCGACATTCCAAAAGGCTAGTACCTATACTGCCGGAGCGATCATCGGCACTGCATTTGTTAAAAAGTTAAAAGAACAGGACTACATGGATCAGATTCCTGACTTCATAAAGTCTATCAAGGACTAA
- a CDS encoding substrate-binding domain-containing protein: MRKFVLSSLLLALLPNLQLRAQEHRFDPPWNNPPKSALNFTVPGIDNVPDLYGDIENPQLTIFFAGNQFMVVDDLLTAFKKEYPKYERIFVETLPPGILAKQIKGGSVTIGNLRITHKPDIYTASKRAIQEMADYFSHTQIYCYNNICLMVPRGNPANIQTLNDLGKPNVRISMPNPLWEGIGEQIKASYKKAGGEQLVKKIMEDKVQDGRTYLTKIHHRESPMRILYNQADVAPVWTSEVIYQKLIGHPVEGITIPDAQNTTATYVAAKLKNAPHTQAADDFLKFMASSVAKQIYKKYGFTID; the protein is encoded by the coding sequence ATGAGAAAATTTGTACTATCCAGCCTGCTTCTGGCCCTCTTGCCCAACCTCCAGTTGCGTGCACAGGAACATCGTTTTGATCCACCATGGAACAATCCTCCCAAATCCGCACTCAACTTTACTGTGCCGGGGATCGATAATGTTCCCGATCTCTATGGTGATATTGAAAATCCACAGCTCACGATCTTTTTTGCCGGCAACCAATTTATGGTAGTGGATGATCTCCTAACCGCTTTCAAAAAAGAATATCCGAAGTATGAGCGTATATTTGTCGAAACCCTGCCTCCGGGAATCCTTGCCAAACAGATCAAAGGCGGCTCAGTTACCATCGGTAATCTACGCATTACCCATAAGCCTGACATCTATACCGCCAGTAAGAGGGCCATACAGGAAATGGCCGACTATTTCAGCCATACGCAGATATACTGTTACAACAACATCTGCCTGATGGTCCCCCGGGGCAACCCCGCAAATATCCAAACATTGAACGATCTAGGTAAGCCTAATGTGCGAATCAGCATGCCAAATCCCTTATGGGAAGGTATAGGAGAACAGATCAAAGCATCCTACAAAAAGGCTGGCGGCGAACAACTCGTAAAGAAAATCATGGAGGACAAAGTTCAGGATGGTCGCACTTATCTGACAAAAATTCACCATCGGGAAAGCCCCATGCGCATCCTATACAATCAGGCAGACGTAGCACCCGTGTGGACCTCCGAGGTTATCTATCAAAAACTCATTGGTCATCCTGTCGAGGGTATTACCATCCCTGATGCGCAAAATACAACAGCAACTTATGTCGCGGCAAAACTCAAAAATGCCCCTCATACGCAGGCAGCAGACGACTTCCTTAAATTTATGGCCTCCTCCGTGGCCAAACAGATTTACAAAAAATACGGCTTTACAATCGACTAA
- a CDS encoding phosphoribosylanthranilate isomerase, with translation MAVKVKVCGMKYPDNIAEVTALGVDYIGFIFYEKSKRYVGTAQREYIRNLVQPAKVGVFVNTDLPELVDTIHNFKLDAVQLHGNETAEFCQALKAETSAIVIKAFGVDHNFDWNQLESYRDVVDYFLFDTKSSAYGGTGIPFDWSLLNQYKLDCPYFLSGGLGPDNIGEALQVGDPRLYALDLNSKFEVEPGLKDINLLTQSINNIKR, from the coding sequence ATGGCAGTTAAAGTAAAAGTGTGTGGGATGAAATATCCGGACAACATTGCAGAAGTAACCGCACTTGGGGTTGATTATATCGGCTTTATATTTTACGAGAAGTCCAAACGTTATGTCGGCACAGCACAAAGGGAATATATCCGCAACCTCGTGCAGCCCGCGAAAGTGGGGGTCTTTGTGAACACTGACCTGCCGGAGCTCGTTGATACAATTCATAATTTCAAGCTGGATGCCGTTCAGCTACACGGGAATGAAACAGCAGAGTTCTGCCAGGCCCTGAAAGCGGAGACATCGGCCATTGTCATAAAAGCATTCGGAGTCGATCATAACTTTGACTGGAATCAGCTGGAATCCTACCGCGATGTCGTGGATTATTTTTTATTTGACACAAAAAGCAGCGCCTATGGTGGCACGGGTATACCCTTCGACTGGTCGCTGTTAAACCAGTATAAATTAGACTGTCCCTATTTCCTCAGTGGCGGATTAGGACCAGACAATATCGGAGAAGCCTTACAAGTCGGCGATCCACGTCTGTACGCCCTGGATCTCAATTCAAAGTTCGAAGTAGAACCCGGATTAAAAGATATCAATCTATTAACCCAAAGCATAAACAATATTAAAAGATGA
- the trpD gene encoding anthranilate phosphoribosyltransferase, with protein MKEILAHLFEYKTFSRQEAYEILTNIARGKYDSHQIAAFMTAYGMRSIRVEELAGFRDAMYDLCLKLDFDGYDLIDLCGTGGDGKNTFNISTIASFVTAGAGYKVAKHGNIGVSSSCGSSNVMEHLGYQFSNDKEELTRQLDEANICFLHAPLFHPAMKTVAPIRRALGVKTFFNMLGPLTNPANPKFQSVGVFSLELARLYGYLYQHTDKQYAIIHALDGYDEISMTGDFKVITNQGENYYSMEELGFTPIRPEYLAGGDSVADAAQIFLSILNNQGTDVQNNVVLTNAAFAIKTFHPEKTFGDCFYEAEEALMSGKALRSFQKIIKQ; from the coding sequence ATGAAAGAAATTTTAGCCCATTTGTTTGAATACAAAACTTTTTCGCGGCAGGAAGCTTACGAAATCCTGACCAACATTGCCAGAGGTAAATATGACAGTCACCAGATTGCAGCATTCATGACCGCATATGGTATGCGCAGTATCCGCGTGGAAGAACTCGCTGGATTTCGAGACGCGATGTACGACTTATGTCTCAAACTGGACTTTGACGGTTACGATCTGATTGACCTCTGCGGTACTGGCGGCGACGGCAAAAATACGTTCAATATCTCTACAATCGCTTCTTTCGTGACAGCCGGTGCAGGTTATAAGGTTGCCAAACATGGAAATATCGGTGTATCATCCAGCTGTGGCTCATCAAATGTCATGGAACATCTGGGTTATCAGTTCAGCAACGACAAGGAAGAACTGACCCGCCAGCTCGACGAAGCCAATATATGCTTCCTCCATGCTCCGCTGTTTCACCCCGCCATGAAAACCGTTGCTCCCATCCGCCGGGCCTTGGGGGTGAAGACGTTTTTTAATATGTTAGGACCCTTAACCAACCCAGCCAATCCAAAATTTCAGTCTGTTGGCGTATTCAGCTTAGAGCTTGCACGCCTATATGGTTATCTGTACCAGCATACCGACAAGCAATACGCAATTATACATGCCCTGGATGGCTATGACGAGATATCCATGACCGGTGATTTTAAAGTCATCACCAACCAAGGTGAAAATTATTACAGTATGGAAGAACTCGGTTTTACACCAATCCGCCCAGAGTATCTGGCTGGAGGTGACAGCGTTGCGGATGCAGCACAGATATTTTTGTCCATACTGAATAATCAAGGTACGGATGTGCAAAACAATGTGGTATTGACCAATGCCGCATTTGCCATTAAAACATTTCACCCCGAAAAGACGTTTGGCGACTGCTTTTACGAAGCGGAAGAAGCCCTGATGTCCGGAAAAGCGCTCCGAAGTTTTCAAAAAATCATTAAGCAATAA
- a CDS encoding DsrE family protein has protein sequence MKKHFTIACILLAITTFRAKAQSDKLLTANQQYTGAVAKEQIYKAIYQLDSNDPKTIEKAIRNINNVLKDPRLKGRLQIELVAFSGGTEAYLKKNSQYEQPLKELVRKGVIVAQCLNTLQEKHIAKEELFDFIAYVPSGNGELILRANEGWIIVKP, from the coding sequence ATGAAAAAACACTTCACCATCGCCTGTATCCTGCTGGCGATAACAACCTTCAGGGCAAAAGCCCAAAGTGACAAATTACTGACTGCTAATCAGCAATATACCGGCGCTGTTGCCAAGGAACAAATATACAAAGCAATTTATCAGCTGGACAGCAATGACCCCAAAACCATTGAGAAAGCTATTCGTAACATCAACAACGTTTTGAAAGATCCTCGTTTGAAAGGTCGGTTACAGATTGAACTGGTTGCCTTTTCGGGAGGAACAGAAGCCTACCTAAAAAAGAATAGCCAATACGAACAGCCCTTAAAGGAACTGGTCAGAAAAGGCGTAATCGTAGCGCAATGCCTGAACACATTGCAAGAGAAACATATCGCAAAGGAGGAATTATTTGATTTTATTGCATATGTCCCCAGTGGCAATGGCGAACTTATTCTCCGTGCAAATGAGGGTTGGATCATTGTTAAACCATAA
- a CDS encoding lysophospholipid acyltransferase family protein, translated as MVLLLKKLHRYWYFIAVLLVFILFFPYLYFLALEPKKNYAAIARIRRWISISGSALAGVFFKVTYESQFSWDRSMVLCPNHTSVLDITALTYLCPIPFSFIGKASLLKNPVTRIFFKTIDIPVTRRSKVSSFKAFQRANELVQQGRSVVIFPEGKIDDGFPPQLHAFKSGAFRIAIQNDVPIVPIIIENAWDIFFDDGAKRGSRPGIVNVHVFSPIETKDFDDNNASELEKIVYDKMHSYWIMKNKSYFQKPENVQKICQERY; from the coding sequence ATGGTTCTATTGCTTAAAAAACTCCATCGTTACTGGTATTTTATAGCCGTTCTGCTTGTTTTTATCCTATTTTTCCCGTACCTCTATTTTTTAGCGCTGGAACCAAAAAAAAATTACGCCGCGATAGCACGTATACGCCGCTGGATCTCGATCAGCGGTTCTGCATTAGCAGGAGTATTTTTTAAAGTCACCTACGAATCGCAATTTAGCTGGGACAGGTCCATGGTACTCTGCCCGAATCATACATCAGTTCTGGATATCACCGCCTTAACCTACTTGTGCCCGATTCCGTTTTCATTTATTGGCAAAGCTTCACTGCTCAAAAATCCAGTTACACGCATCTTCTTCAAAACCATCGATATTCCGGTTACCCGAAGAAGCAAAGTCTCCTCATTTAAGGCCTTTCAGCGCGCTAATGAACTGGTTCAACAGGGCCGTAGCGTGGTCATATTTCCTGAAGGAAAGATTGATGACGGATTTCCACCTCAGCTACATGCGTTTAAATCTGGTGCTTTTCGCATCGCCATCCAAAATGATGTGCCCATAGTACCGATTATTATCGAAAATGCCTGGGATATTTTCTTCGATGACGGAGCCAAACGAGGTTCGCGTCCCGGAATTGTCAACGTTCATGTTTTCAGTCCCATCGAGACCAAAGATTTTGATGACAACAATGCCTCCGAACTCGAGAAAATTGTTTACGACAAAATGCATTCTTATTGGATTATGAAGAATAAATCGTATTTTCAAAAACCAGAGAACGTCCAAAAAATATGTCAGGAAAGATATTAA
- a CDS encoding FecR family protein → MEKENLNRLFRDFIANRCSAKDIERLMHYFDFPSSASHLRQLIQEQLNMEDAEITDPRINDIVSTVDAKLASMLANHKHPEKQRADKLIFWRFAAAAAVLLLIGFSIFWSLQITDRSVETNETPIAKSKEVVPGKNQARLTLYNGEKLEFDKSVGTDKSKYNASLDYSKGRLVYRGQSAEETTRWNLLEVPKAGTFEIELPDGSIVWINANSKLHFPNRFADDERTVKIEGEAFFQVKKDKNRPFKVQAGELNISVLGTSFNVRAYQPAHISTTLVEGLVRLNYHDQQLIMTPGKRAFIDARQVLQLQTVDLESATAWKEGYFYFKDESLYKILQDIANWYDLKVSVEGNLPSGQYSGSMDRNGKLTGLLEILSSVGDLDFELNGNQLKVKQKKK, encoded by the coding sequence TTGGAAAAGGAAAATTTGAATCGGCTCTTCCGTGATTTTATCGCCAACCGCTGTTCTGCCAAAGACATCGAACGGCTAATGCATTATTTTGATTTCCCATCATCTGCCAGCCATTTACGTCAACTGATCCAAGAACAGTTAAATATGGAGGATGCAGAAATTACCGATCCGCGCATCAATGATATCGTATCCACCGTAGACGCAAAGCTGGCATCCATGTTAGCAAACCATAAACATCCTGAAAAGCAACGAGCTGATAAACTGATTTTCTGGAGATTTGCTGCAGCCGCAGCCGTATTGCTCTTGATCGGATTCAGCATATTCTGGTCCTTACAGATAACTGATCGATCCGTGGAAACCAACGAGACGCCCATCGCAAAAAGTAAAGAGGTAGTTCCTGGAAAAAATCAGGCCCGCCTCACGCTGTACAATGGCGAGAAGCTGGAGTTCGACAAATCGGTCGGGACCGATAAAAGCAAGTACAATGCCAGTCTGGATTATAGTAAAGGCCGCTTGGTCTATCGCGGCCAATCAGCTGAAGAAACGACGCGCTGGAACCTCCTTGAAGTTCCAAAAGCCGGAACATTTGAAATTGAATTGCCAGATGGTTCCATCGTATGGATAAATGCCAATTCCAAGCTTCATTTCCCAAACCGTTTCGCGGACGACGAGCGCACCGTGAAAATCGAAGGAGAGGCTTTCTTTCAGGTAAAAAAGGACAAAAACCGACCGTTTAAGGTACAGGCAGGCGAGTTGAATATTTCCGTTCTGGGGACTTCTTTTAATGTGCGCGCCTATCAGCCGGCACATATATCCACAACACTGGTAGAGGGGCTGGTACGGCTCAACTACCACGACCAGCAGTTGATCATGACGCCCGGTAAAAGAGCTTTTATTGATGCACGGCAAGTGCTACAGTTGCAGACTGTCGATCTGGAAAGCGCCACAGCATGGAAAGAAGGATATTTCTATTTTAAGGATGAATCATTATATAAAATATTACAAGATATAGCGAACTGGTACGACCTAAAGGTTAGTGTCGAAGGTAATTTGCCCAGCGGTCAATATAGTGGTAGTATGGATCGCAATGGTAAATTAACTGGTCTATTGGAGATACTCTCTTCAGTAGGCGATTTAGACTTTGAACTCAATGGCAACCAGTTAAAAGTCAAACAAAAGAAAAAATAA
- a CDS encoding ABC transporter ATP-binding protein — protein sequence MSGKILIEIKDIAREYQIGSETIHALSSVTLNIHKGEFVALMGPSGSGKSTLMNILGCLDTPSRGEYILNGINVSDMSDDELAEVRNKEIGFVFQTFNLLPKSTALENVALPLIYAGYNKINREQKATAALESVGLGHRMDHRPNELSGGQRQRVAVARALINDPSIILADEPTGNLDTKTSIEIMGLLEEIHSKGNTIILVTHEEDIALHAHRIVRMRDGLIENDYANPDIKSVSPRLNALKEKGSDFENI from the coding sequence ATGTCAGGAAAGATATTAATCGAAATCAAGGATATTGCACGTGAATATCAGATAGGTTCAGAAACCATCCATGCACTTAGCTCCGTGACACTCAATATTCACAAGGGAGAATTTGTTGCATTAATGGGCCCATCAGGATCAGGGAAATCCACACTTATGAATATATTGGGCTGTCTGGACACGCCTAGCAGAGGAGAGTATATCCTCAACGGTATAAACGTAAGCGATATGTCAGACGATGAGCTTGCCGAGGTCAGAAACAAAGAAATAGGCTTTGTTTTTCAAACCTTCAATTTGCTGCCCAAAAGCACAGCATTGGAGAATGTTGCCTTGCCGCTGATCTATGCCGGATATAACAAAATTAACCGTGAGCAAAAAGCCACGGCGGCCTTAGAGAGCGTAGGTTTGGGACATCGTATGGACCATAGACCCAATGAACTGTCGGGTGGCCAGCGGCAGCGCGTGGCCGTTGCGCGTGCACTGATCAACGATCCATCCATTATATTGGCTGACGAGCCTACCGGAAACCTTGACACGAAGACATCCATCGAAATTATGGGGCTGCTCGAAGAAATCCACTCCAAAGGAAACACCATTATTCTGGTTACACATGAGGAGGATATCGCACTTCATGCTCACCGTATTGTACGCATGCGCGACGGGCTAATAGAGAATGATTACGCCAATCCGGATATCAAATCCGTCTCGCCACGCCTGAATGCCTTAAAGGAAAAAGGTAGTGACTTTGAGAATATTTAA